In the Engraulis encrasicolus isolate BLACKSEA-1 chromosome 9, IST_EnEncr_1.0, whole genome shotgun sequence genome, one interval contains:
- the LOC134456056 gene encoding uncharacterized protein LOC134456056 — translation MDSSRRDGNSGMRRSVKAHLLASQELLVESLYNLSPLLDRLLASRILSHDNYYEVRAETTPPNRARRLLEVLHGQMDEGGACCFLECLKRCKQHYPRLRTWLAEDIAIQRGPTECELQAQLSVLCARLGHSVLPVSLALFSAGTLTQYELELVQAAPTLYQQAHALLSACLSKGETACRAFYSALETEDETLAHDIRAGGSAEVPPDLSVDSESSEMSFPIAVEETRPGTQVESAETQTQSGGGILQEVLGQLGVVKGQGEASRLDVCELGAMLGLPRWSVRGALLEEVGVTDEAQVGALVELFLQKTQDAPLLLSRVRQCNIQRAQLSERGCLLLKLLQEGESLLHHRGFLQLARSQDGAQGHTATLGTKSQDGIQGHTATLDTKSQDGAQGHTATLDTKSQDGAQGHTATLDTKSQDGAQGHTATLGTKSQDGGQAHIGRQQTRIQDGIQAHIATLQTRIQDGAQGHRAALETIFSFLLWDCMAQTLEVPAYESVTGRGVLACVAELRASEAVDRSLLQELEECWQDGGLEALTQAVRVLAQIVRDLYPLRDSFRLSSSPVGRTYICHPRRLHRVTRFPGLPARVIRRAAAGCNTLSLSLPTTTTGDAQGTRSLGRLYGEVCARAQRLLRLVCPAAGDVVVTEPHDTTDVAKVTQRLKVSFTLEAAFSSERFDAGMRHRLLGLLAYAPAQTHMQASLMELHLDTLASLERYLQPGEHHAFRFHLESVSTLGDRDVGQLCYMELTRGPIALDNAMEEVYCFVTSLAPPDAVTSFLVRVCCRGYTDGEERRFEVRKPQCVRLSSQDWSNLEGVVPGHLDGVVVLAEEGGSVWVRE, via the exons ATGGATTCTTCTAGGAGGGATGGCAATTCAG gcaTGAGGCGGTCTGTGAAGGCCCATCTGCTTGCGTCGCAGGAGCTGTTGGTGGAGTCCCTGTATAACTTGTCTCCGCTCCTGGACCGCCTACTGGCCAGCCGTATCCTGTCCCATGACAACTACTATGAG gTCCGGGCAGAGACCACGCCCCCCAACAGAGCTCGCAGGCTATTGGAGGTTCTGCACGGCCAGATGGACGAGGGCGGAGCCTGCTGCTTCCTGGAGTGTCTGAAGAGGTGCAAGCAGCACTACCCTCGCCTACGCACATGGCTTGCTGAGGACATAG CTATCCAGCGTGGACCAACAG AGTGTGAGCTCCAGGCCCAGTTGAGTGTGCTGTGTGCCAGGCTGGGCCACAGTGTGCTGCCCGTGTCCCTGGCCCTCTTCTCGGCGGGCACGCTCACCCAGTACGAGCTGGAGCTGGTGCAGGCGGCACCCACCCTCTACCAGCAGGCCCACGCGctgctctctgcctgcctgtccaagGGGGAGACAGCCTGCCGCGCCTTCTACTCTGCCCTGGAGACCGAGGACGAGACTCTGGCTCACGACATCAGGG CTGGTGGTTCAGCAGAAGTCCCTCCTGATCTGTCAGTGGATAGTGAGTCATCTGAGATGAGCTTCCCAATAGCTGTGGAGGAGACCCGCCCTGGTACTCAAGTGGAATCTGCTGAAACTCAGACACAGTCTG GAGGAGGCATCTTGCAGGAGGTCCTGGGTCAGCTGGGTGTTGTGAAGGGTCAGGGGGAGGCTAGCAGGCTAGATGTGTGTGAGCTGGGTGCGATGCTGGGGCTGCCGCGCTGGTCGGTACGGGGGGCCCtgctggaggaggtgggggtgacgGACGAGGCCCAGGTGGGGGCGCTGGTGGAGCTGTTCCTCCAGAAGACCCAGGATGCACCACTCCTACTCAGCCGAGTGCGTCAGTGTAACATCCAGA GAGCCCAGCTGTCTGAGAGAGGATGCCTGTTGCTCAAGCTGCTGCAGGAAGGGGAATCACTGCTACACCACAGAGGCTTCCTGCAGCTGGCCAGGAGCCAAGATGGCGCCCAGGGGCACACAGCAACACTGGGGACCAAGAGTCAAGATGGCATCCAGGGACACACAGCAACACTGGACACCAAGAGCCAAGATGGCGCCCAGGGACACACAGCAACACTGGACACCAAGAGCCAAGATGGCGCCCAGGGACACACAGCAACACTGGACACCAAGAGCCAAGATGGTGCCCAGGGACACACAGCGACACTGGGGACCAAGAGCCAAGATGGTGGTCAAGCTCACATAGGAAGACAACAGACCAGGATCCAAGATGGCATCCAAGCTCACATAGCAACACTGCAGACCAGGATCCAAGATGGCGCCCAGGGACACAGAGCCGCCCTGGAGACCATCTTCAGTTTCCTGCTGTGGGACTGCATGGCACAGACGCTGGAGGTGCCTGCGTACGAGTCCGTCACGGGCAGGGGCGTGCTGGCGTGTGTGGCAGAGTTGCGTGCGAGCGAGGCGGTGGATCGCTCCCTTCTGCAGGAACTGGAGGAGTGCTGGCAGGATGGAGGGCTGGAGGCACTCACACAG GCAGTACGAGTGCTGGCTCAGATAGTGCGAGACCTGTACCCTCTACGGGACAGCTTCCGCCTCTCTTCTTCCCCAGTAGGACGGACGTACATCTGCCACCCTCGCCGGCTCCACAGGGTCACTCGCTTCCCAGGGCTGCCCGCTCGAGTCATCCGCAGGGCAGCCGCCGGTTgcaacactctctccctctccctccccaccaccaccactggagATGCCCAGGGTACCCGCTCCCTGGGAAGGCTGTACGGAGAGGTGTGCGCGAGAGCGCAACGATTGCTGCGTCTCGTGTGTCCTGCTGCAGGGGATGTCGTCGTCACCGAGCCTCATGACACCACAGATGTCGCCAAGGTCACCCAGCGTCTCAAGGTCTCCTTCACTCTGGAGGCGGCCTTCAGCTCGGAGCGGTTTGACGCTGGGATGAGGCACCGGCTGCTGGGCCTGCTGGCGTACGCACCTGCCCAG ACTCATATGCAGGCGTCTCTGATGGAGCTGCACCTGGACACACTGGCGTCCCTGGAGCGCTACCTGCAGCCAGGTGAGCACCACGCCTTCCGCTTCCACCTGGAGTCCGTGAGCACGCTCGGAGACAGAGACGTCGGCCAGCTGTGCTACATGGAGCTTACCCGCGGCCCCATCGCCCTCGACAACGCCATGGAGGAGGTGTACTGCTTTGTGACGTCACTGGCACCGCCAGATGCGGTCACCTCGTTTTTGGTCAGGGTCTGTTGCCGTGGTTACACCGACGGCGAGGAGCGCCGGTTCGAGGTGCGCAAGCCGcagtgtgtccgtctgtcttcgCAAGACTGGTCAAACCTAGAGGGCGTTGTTCCAGGGCACTTGGACGGTGTGGTGGTGTTGGCAGAGGAGGGGGGCAGTGTGTGGGTCAGGGAG